In Beutenbergia cavernae DSM 12333, the DNA window ACGCTCGTCGAAGTCGATGTCGAAGTCGGGCAGCGACATCCGCTCCGGGTTGAGGAACCGCTCGAAGATCAGACCGTTGCTCAGCGGGTCGAGCTCCGTGATGCCCATGGCGTAGGCGGCCATGGAGCCGGCACCCGACCCCCGGCCGGGGCCGACGCGGATGGAGTTCCGCTTGGCCCAGTTGATGAAGTCAGCGACCACGAGGTAGTACCCGGCGTACCCCTTGGACGTGATGACCTCGATCTCGTACTTCGCCTGCTGCGCGACGTCCTCGGGGACGTGCTCGCCGAACCGCGAGACGAGGCCGCGCTCGACCTCCTTGACGAACAGCGAGATCTCGTCCTCGCCGGGCGGCACCGGGAAGTGCGGCATGTACCGCCCGACCTGCTCGGTGAACTCCACCTCACAGCGTTCCGCGATCGCGAGCGTGTTGTCGCACGCCTCGGGCAGCTCCGCGAACAGGCGCCGCATCTCGGCGCTCGACCGCACGTAGTAGCCGTCGCCGGACAGCGCGAACCGGTTGCCGCCCTGTTCGTACGTCGGGTCCGACATCAGCGAGTTGGACTGGACGCACAGCAGCAGCTCGTGCGCGTGCTCGTCCTCGTCGCGCACGTAGTGCAGGTCGTTCGTCGCCACCAACGGCGCACCCAGGTGGGCCGCGAGCTCCATGAGCTGCTTCGCCACGCGCTTCTCGAGCTCGAGCGAGTGATCCATGAGCTCGATGTAGAAGCTGTCCTTGCCGAAGATGTCCTGGAGCTCCGCGGCGGCACGCACCGCCTCGTCCCACTGCCCGAGCCGCAGCCGCGTCTGGATCTCCCCCGAGGGGCAGCCCGAGAACGCGATGAGCCCGTCCGAGTACCGCGTCATCAGCTCGCGGTCGATGCGCGGCTTGAAGTAGTAGCCCTCGAGGCTCGCGAGCGAACCCATCCGGAACAGGTTGTGCATCCCGGCCGTCGTCTCGGAGACGAGGGTCAGGTGCGTGTACGCACCGCCGCCCGCGACGTCGTCGCCCACCTGGTCGCGCTCACCCCAGCGCACCCTCGAACGGTCCTGCCGCGCCGTGCCGGGTGTGACGTACGCCTCCAGGCCGATGATCGGCTTGATGCCCGCGGCGCGCGCCCGCTTCCAGAAGTCGTACGCACCGAACAGGTACCCGTGGTCGGTGATGGCCACGGCGCTCTGCCCCTGCGCCTTGACCTCGGCGACGAGATCGGGCACCCGGGCCGCGCCGTCGAGCATCGAGTAGTCCGTGTGCACGTGGAGATGGACGAAGTCGGATCCAGGTGCAGCGGACGGCATGAGGTAGATCGTAAGTCGCGCCGCCCACGCCCGGACGACCCCGCGCGGGTGTCGCCGATGCCGGTGGTGTCCGACGGCGTGTCGTCCTCCGGCGTGTCCGCGTCCGTCAGATCGTGAGGACCCGCACGGCCTCGCGGTGCCGGATCCCGGCATCGAGGAAGACCTCGTCGGCGACGGCGTAGCCGAGCCGGGCGTAGAAGCCCACCGCGCGCTCCTGGGCCGCCAGCTCGACGCGCACGGTCAGCCGCTCGCCGTCGGGCACGCCGTGGTCGGCGAGCGCCAGGCCCTCGAGGGCGGCCATGAGCACGGCGCCGACGCCGAGCCCGCGAGCCGACGCCGCGACGGCGATCCGACCGACGTGCACCACGCCCGGCCGGTCCGGGTCGGCGAGCAGCCGACCGGTCCCGAGCACCTCGTCGTCGCTCCCGCAGGCGAGCACGTGCGTCGTGGTCGGTGCGTCGTCGTCCGCATCGTGCTCGAGCTCGATCGGCACGCCCTGCTCCCGGACGAACACGTCGTGGCGGAGCGCCAGCGCCCGCCGGAGCATGGCGTCGTCGGTGACCCGCAGGACGCGCACCGTGGGGGCGCTCATCCGCTCATGCTCCGTCCCGGAGCGCCTCCAGGGACGCCGCCAGGTCTGCGGGGTAGTCGGACGTCACCTCTGTCCACTCCCCCGTCACCGGGTGCTCGAAGCCGAGCCGGACGGCGTGCAGCCACTGCCGCGTCAGGCCGAGTCGTTCCGCCAGCCGGGGATCGGCCCCGTACGTCACGTCGCCGACGCACGGGTGCTTGACGGCCGCCATGTGCACGCGGAT includes these proteins:
- a CDS encoding GNAT family N-acetyltransferase codes for the protein MSAPTVRVLRVTDDAMLRRALALRHDVFVREQGVPIELEHDADDDAPTTTHVLACGSDDEVLGTGRLLADPDRPGVVHVGRIAVAASARGLGVGAVLMAALEGLALADHGVPDGERLTVRVELAAQERAVGFYARLGYAVADEVFLDAGIRHREAVRVLTI